The following proteins are encoded in a genomic region of Methanoculleus oceani:
- a CDS encoding DUF1959 family protein encodes MTGYLYEKDLRQMKFTILTSTRHDEAVRAIAGRLGISDAKLRMVLIRRFDMSLLENLESRWQMGQEHADNDSDPAAKDLGCELFTRFVPLVETETMRSICDETKAMIGDGSSRDEAIARGKARVREAVLS; translated from the coding sequence ATGACCGGGTACCTCTACGAGAAAGACCTCCGCCAGATGAAGTTCACCATCCTGACGAGCACGAGGCACGACGAGGCCGTCCGGGCGATTGCCGGGCGCCTCGGCATCTCCGACGCGAAACTCCGGATGGTGCTGATCAGGCGGTTCGATATGTCCCTGCTCGAGAACCTCGAATCCCGGTGGCAGATGGGGCAGGAGCACGCGGATAACGACAGCGACCCGGCGGCAAAAGATCTCGGGTGCGAACTTTTCACCCGGTTCGTGCCGCTCGTGGAAACAGAGACAATGCGGTCGATATGCGATGAGACAAAAGCGATGATAGGGGACGGATCGTCAAGAGACGAGGCGATCGCGAGAGGAAAAGCCCGGGTCCGGGAGGCGGTCCTCTCATGA
- a CDS encoding respiratory chain complex I subunit 1 family protein gives MIEYLVFAAAFGLLLLGLHRKVIARVQMRPGPPVWQEILHALKFSFKSTWVPKTASATLYVGVVLIGIGIWSAALFVVLAGESILILFAIYMLHKVVEHGFGLSSGSPYGKFGGVRSVISAASEIPLFVTIAAIYLFTGSLLLADITAYQAVHGPFLLIAPPVAIAMYLVILSKMPYGPFSIVESKELVSGYKTEHFGVWRAGISVIDGLKTFVLLYAFVAIFVGAVPFSLALVIMTIVLVSLSFICAITPMLSPFDSVTIQGLITGAMLAYVGYLWWVMP, from the coding sequence ATGATCGAGTACCTGGTATTTGCAGCAGCGTTCGGACTCCTCCTGCTGGGGCTCCACCGGAAAGTCATCGCACGGGTACAGATGAGGCCGGGCCCTCCCGTCTGGCAGGAGATCCTCCACGCCCTGAAGTTCTCGTTCAAGAGCACCTGGGTGCCGAAGACCGCAAGCGCCACGCTCTACGTGGGCGTCGTGCTCATCGGCATCGGCATCTGGAGCGCGGCGCTCTTCGTCGTTCTCGCCGGCGAGAGCATCCTGATCCTCTTTGCGATCTACATGCTCCATAAGGTCGTCGAGCACGGGTTCGGGCTCTCGTCGGGCTCGCCCTACGGGAAGTTCGGCGGTGTTCGGTCGGTCATCTCCGCGGCCTCCGAGATCCCGCTCTTCGTCACGATCGCCGCGATCTACCTCTTCACGGGGTCGCTTCTCCTCGCGGACATCACCGCCTACCAGGCAGTCCACGGCCCGTTCCTCCTCATAGCGCCGCCTGTTGCGATAGCAATGTACCTCGTTATCCTCTCGAAGATGCCCTACGGGCCCTTCTCGATCGTCGAGAGTAAAGAACTCGTGAGCGGCTACAAGACCGAGCACTTCGGGGTCTGGCGGGCCGGGATCTCCGTCATCGACGGGCTCAAGACGTTCGTGCTCCTCTACGCCTTCGTCGCGATCTTCGTCGGGGCCGTGCCGTTCTCTCTGGCACTCGTCATCATGACGATCGTTCTCGTATCGCTCTCGTTCATATGCGCGATAACGCCCATGCTCTCGCCGTTCGACAGCGTCACCATCCAGGGGCTCATCACCGGGGCGATGCTCGCCTACGTCGGATACCTGTGGTGGGTGATGCCATGA
- a CDS encoding 4Fe-4S binding protein has translation MRSIVYYVREFLRPEWLKDFFFVKTAPLETPSYFKGYPTLTDKECTQCLTCMMICPAPGAIAVLRKKDRWEPEIYPGHCIRCGLCVEACPEGVLSSGRILDVTHRDKTAFSSWYRLEVDDTLCMRCGNCCVSCPVNREVDPQLAGTGTSASDEVIMRIEGGRVTILHEEKCTGCKTCETNCPNRAIRVARMVEGVQGEEAEA, from the coding sequence ATGCGATCGATCGTCTACTACGTGCGGGAGTTCCTCCGGCCGGAATGGCTAAAAGATTTCTTCTTCGTAAAGACCGCGCCGCTCGAGACCCCCTCCTACTTCAAGGGCTACCCGACCCTGACCGATAAGGAGTGCACGCAGTGCCTCACCTGCATGATGATCTGCCCGGCGCCCGGCGCCATCGCCGTCCTCCGCAAGAAGGACCGGTGGGAGCCGGAGATCTACCCGGGCCACTGCATCCGGTGCGGCCTCTGCGTCGAGGCGTGCCCCGAGGGCGTCCTTTCGAGCGGGCGGATCCTCGACGTCACCCATCGTGATAAAACGGCGTTCTCTTCGTGGTACCGCTTGGAGGTCGACGACACCCTCTGCATGCGGTGCGGGAACTGCTGCGTCTCCTGTCCGGTCAACCGGGAGGTGGACCCCCAGCTCGCGGGGACCGGGACGTCCGCAAGCGACGAGGTGATCATGCGGATCGAGGGCGGCCGGGTGACGATACTCCACGAGGAGAAGTGCACGGGGTGCAAGACCTGCGAGACCAACTGCCCGAACCGCGCGATCCGGGTCGCCCGCATGGTTGAAGGGGTGCAGGGCGAGGAGGCGGAAGCATGA
- a CDS encoding NADH-quinone oxidoreductase subunit B family protein encodes MRNILQEIKNFVRSRSIHVAYVDVGSCNGCDIEVLACLAPRYDIEQYGIYVHNNPREADVLLVIGSVTPQWVDKLREIWEKIPEPKVAVAIGNCPISGCVYARRGTLTTPPVENYIPIAAQVPGCPPRPTEILSAILSVAPLIFKDYEEKQP; translated from the coding sequence ATGAGAAATATCCTGCAGGAGATCAAGAACTTCGTCCGCTCAAGGTCGATCCACGTCGCTTACGTCGACGTCGGGTCGTGCAACGGCTGCGACATCGAGGTGCTTGCCTGCCTCGCGCCGCGCTACGACATCGAGCAGTACGGCATCTACGTCCACAACAATCCCCGGGAGGCCGACGTCCTCCTGGTCATCGGCTCCGTAACGCCCCAGTGGGTGGACAAACTCCGCGAGATCTGGGAGAAGATCCCGGAGCCGAAGGTGGCCGTCGCCATCGGGAACTGCCCGATATCGGGGTGCGTCTATGCCCGGAGGGGTACCTTGACGACCCCGCCCGTCGAGAACTACATACCCATCGCCGCACAGGTGCCGGGCTGCCCGCCCCGCCCGACGGAGATCCTCTCCGCCATACTCTCGGTCGCGCCGTTGATATTCAAAGACTACGAGGAGAAACAGCCATGA
- a CDS encoding formylmethanofuran dehydrogenase subunit B — MIVKDAVCPFCGCLCDDIEVEVEEGRVVAVTNACELGTTKFMGENRLKGPILRDGDEWMDISCDEAIRYAADMLLSAERPLLYGWSGTHGEAQCVGVHMAELVRGVIDNTSSVCHGPSILAIQEVGHPGCTLGVVKNRADLVIYWGSNPIDAHPRHLSRYTRYAEGFFLENAFRDRKVIVVDVRKTETANIADEFVQIKPGGDYAVLSALRAIVQGKTETIPRTVAGVTREQLVRVANLCKTAKFGAVYFGLGLTMTRGKYKNIRNAIELVSELSRHTKFTISAMRGHYNVYGSNEVNTWMTGYPFGIDFSRGIAFYNPGETTAVDILARKECDAALIVGSDPAAHFPRKCLEHLADIPVVQLDPYPNATTAFCNVQIPVAVTGIDAEGTAYRMDGVPIRTRRVLSTGYPSDRDVLSRMYALMQEAKGR, encoded by the coding sequence ATGATCGTTAAGGACGCGGTCTGCCCCTTCTGCGGATGCCTCTGCGACGACATCGAGGTGGAGGTTGAGGAGGGCAGGGTAGTCGCCGTCACCAATGCCTGCGAACTCGGCACGACGAAGTTCATGGGCGAGAATCGGCTGAAGGGCCCGATCCTGCGCGACGGAGACGAATGGATGGATATCTCCTGCGATGAGGCGATCCGGTATGCCGCCGATATGCTCCTTTCCGCCGAGCGCCCGCTCCTCTACGGGTGGAGCGGCACCCACGGGGAGGCCCAGTGCGTGGGGGTGCATATGGCCGAGCTCGTGCGGGGCGTCATCGACAACACCTCCTCGGTCTGCCACGGGCCGTCAATCCTCGCCATCCAGGAGGTCGGGCACCCGGGGTGCACGCTCGGGGTGGTGAAGAACCGGGCGGACCTCGTGATCTACTGGGGGTCGAACCCGATCGACGCCCATCCCCGCCACCTCTCGCGGTACACGCGGTATGCCGAAGGTTTCTTCCTCGAGAACGCCTTCCGCGACCGGAAGGTGATCGTCGTCGACGTCCGGAAGACCGAGACGGCAAACATCGCCGACGAGTTCGTGCAGATCAAACCCGGCGGGGACTATGCGGTCCTCTCCGCGCTCCGAGCAATCGTCCAGGGGAAGACGGAGACGATCCCGCGGACGGTCGCGGGCGTCACCCGGGAACAGCTCGTCCGGGTGGCAAACCTCTGCAAAACGGCGAAGTTCGGGGCGGTCTACTTCGGGCTCGGGCTCACGATGACCCGGGGGAAGTACAAGAACATCCGAAACGCCATCGAACTCGTCTCGGAACTGAGCCGGCACACGAAGTTCACCATCTCGGCGATGCGGGGCCACTACAACGTCTACGGCTCCAACGAAGTGAACACCTGGATGACCGGCTATCCCTTCGGGATCGACTTCTCGCGGGGGATCGCCTTCTACAATCCCGGGGAGACGACGGCGGTGGATATCCTGGCCCGGAAAGAGTGCGATGCGGCGCTGATCGTCGGGAGCGACCCTGCGGCCCACTTCCCGCGGAAATGCCTCGAACATCTCGCCGATATACCGGTGGTCCAGCTCGACCCCTACCCGAACGCCACCACCGCGTTCTGCAACGTCCAGATCCCGGTGGCGGTGACCGGGATCGATGCGGAGGGAACAGCCTACCGGATGGACGGGGTGCCCATCCGGACGAGGAGGGTTCTCTCCACCGGCTACCCGTCCGACAGGGATGTCCTCTCCCGGATGTATGCCCTGATGCAGGAGGCGAAAGGACGATGA
- a CDS encoding DUF2106 family protein, with product MLIITRISRFVSNFQNLVALFAGACIIISLAGILSLPLGFEEQQLYPKTLDPASSLYPYDRGGVPFGTTEVVAQYPENSPYAGYVTAYLTPLSQYLADHTHYLGTTIVAHPGGIIDEILYNTRGLDTVVETSILFAAFAIASYLFRRENDS from the coding sequence GTGCTGATCATCACGCGGATCTCAAGGTTCGTCTCCAACTTCCAGAACCTCGTGGCGCTCTTCGCCGGCGCGTGCATCATCATCTCCCTCGCCGGCATCCTCTCCCTGCCGCTCGGATTCGAGGAGCAGCAGCTCTACCCCAAGACTCTCGACCCCGCAAGTTCGCTCTACCCCTATGACCGGGGAGGCGTGCCGTTCGGCACAACGGAGGTCGTCGCCCAGTACCCGGAGAACTCGCCCTACGCGGGCTACGTCACCGCTTACTTAACGCCGCTCTCGCAGTACCTCGCGGACCACACGCACTACCTCGGCACGACGATCGTCGCCCATCCGGGCGGGATCATAGACGAGATCCTCTACAACACCCGGGGGCTCGATACGGTCGTCGAGACGAGCATCCTCTTTGCAGCGTTCGCGATCGCCTCCTACCTCTTCCGGAGGGAGAATGATTCCTGA
- a CDS encoding nickel-dependent hydrogenase large subunit: MKKTVDVSIPLGPVHPCWKEPVRLKCETAGERVLRAEVELGYMKKGIERIMRGRPWQEVMFLAERVCGICSVVHNMVFIEAMEDISAIAVPPRAAYLRVIVNELDRMASHILANFSYCYTIEHETLAMYLLNTRETVLDNLERITGSRINTAYMIPGGVRFDLLPEDAAAMLADLAKVEDEMRRYTGIFETGPLIALRSKGIGVMSREEAIRAHTVGPTARASGVVCDLRLRHPTYRELGFEQVTRTEGDNFARVMVRFQEVFQSIDLIRKCVDTLPEGPIRGGGLCKAGETSYSGEAPRGELTYSVKTDEYGRVLDIAIRTPSIMNIEACAHSMIVDAASIADVTSTFISSDPCIACNER, encoded by the coding sequence ATGAAGAAGACCGTCGACGTATCCATTCCGCTCGGCCCGGTGCACCCCTGCTGGAAGGAGCCCGTCCGCCTCAAGTGCGAGACGGCGGGCGAGCGGGTGCTCAGGGCCGAGGTCGAACTCGGCTACATGAAGAAGGGGATCGAGCGGATCATGCGCGGCCGCCCCTGGCAGGAGGTGATGTTCCTTGCGGAACGCGTCTGCGGCATCTGCTCGGTCGTCCACAACATGGTCTTCATCGAGGCGATGGAAGATATCAGTGCTATCGCCGTCCCGCCGCGGGCGGCCTACCTCCGGGTCATCGTCAACGAACTCGACCGGATGGCAAGCCACATCCTCGCGAACTTCTCCTACTGCTACACGATCGAGCACGAGACGCTCGCGATGTATCTCCTGAATACCCGGGAGACGGTGCTCGACAACCTCGAGCGGATCACGGGCTCGAGGATCAACACCGCCTACATGATCCCGGGCGGGGTCCGGTTCGACCTGCTGCCGGAGGACGCCGCGGCGATGCTTGCCGATCTCGCGAAGGTGGAGGACGAGATGCGGCGGTATACCGGGATCTTCGAGACCGGCCCCCTGATTGCGCTCAGGAGCAAGGGGATCGGGGTCATGAGCCGGGAGGAGGCGATCCGCGCCCACACCGTCGGCCCCACGGCCCGGGCGAGCGGTGTTGTCTGCGACCTCCGCCTCCGCCACCCGACCTACCGGGAGCTCGGCTTTGAGCAGGTAACCCGGACCGAGGGCGACAACTTCGCCAGGGTCATGGTCCGGTTCCAGGAGGTCTTCCAGAGCATCGACCTGATCCGGAAGTGCGTCGATACCCTCCCCGAAGGACCCATCCGGGGCGGCGGCCTCTGCAAGGCGGGAGAAACCTCGTACAGCGGCGAAGCCCCCCGGGGCGAACTGACCTACTCCGTCAAGACCGACGAATACGGCAGGGTGCTCGATATCGCGATCCGGACGCCGTCGATCATGAACATCGAGGCCTGCGCCCACTCGATGATCGTCGACGCCGCATCGATTGCCGACGTGACGTCGACGTTCATCAGCAGCGATCCCTGCATTGCGTGCAACGAGAGGTGA
- a CDS encoding EhaG family protein, with translation MIPDYSIGLLVAFAAAGVAFFALMRETDGLHRLLLTDLVEVVTLAFIALVGTDLAEALILPGLVVGVSELIALSEIYRVKEGYVRPPAAGLQIEVMESAPGILAAILVVYGIVLSGFSGGAVAGLGVLFYFLCRDHHERFELIETASGYSWVLWIVAFFVFMLLPQYWFFAVMLAGSAILVKVMAKMSLIGTMRGGPNA, from the coding sequence ATGATTCCTGATTACTCGATCGGCCTTCTCGTGGCGTTCGCGGCAGCGGGAGTCGCGTTCTTTGCCCTGATGCGGGAGACCGACGGCCTCCACCGCCTGCTGCTCACGGATCTTGTCGAGGTCGTCACCCTCGCGTTCATCGCGCTCGTCGGCACCGACCTCGCGGAGGCTCTCATCCTCCCGGGCCTCGTGGTGGGGGTCTCGGAACTGATCGCGCTCTCCGAGATCTACCGGGTAAAGGAGGGCTACGTCCGGCCGCCGGCGGCCGGCCTGCAGATCGAGGTGATGGAGAGCGCTCCCGGCATCCTCGCCGCGATCCTCGTCGTCTACGGCATCGTCCTCTCCGGGTTCTCCGGCGGGGCCGTCGCCGGCCTCGGCGTGCTCTTCTACTTCCTCTGCCGCGACCACCACGAGCGGTTCGAGTTGATCGAGACGGCGAGCGGCTACTCGTGGGTGCTCTGGATCGTCGCGTTCTTCGTCTTCATGCTCCTCCCGCAGTACTGGTTCTTCGCGGTCATGCTCGCGGGATCGGCGATCCTCGTCAAGGTCATGGCCAAGATGTCGCTCATCGGCACCATGCGGGGTGGTCCGAATGCCTGA
- a CDS encoding molybdopterin dinucleotide binding domain-containing protein — protein MTFLMITGRTVTQGVTVENKTSAAYAEETSTCFMHEFDMMELGLADRDPVRVTGPCGEVVMRAAASVEVEMGTVFVPYGPYANHIVAAVTHSTGMPDFKSHEVEIEPTDEEPKTVHGLMEDLGGLAYDR, from the coding sequence ATGACGTTTCTCATGATCACCGGGCGGACGGTGACACAGGGCGTGACCGTCGAGAACAAGACTTCTGCCGCCTACGCGGAGGAGACCTCGACCTGCTTCATGCACGAGTTCGACATGATGGAACTCGGGCTTGCCGACCGGGACCCCGTCAGGGTGACCGGGCCCTGCGGGGAGGTCGTCATGCGTGCGGCCGCATCGGTCGAGGTGGAGATGGGAACCGTCTTTGTTCCCTACGGACCCTACGCAAACCACATCGTCGCCGCCGTCACCCACTCCACGGGGATGCCGGACTTCAAGTCGCACGAGGTGGAGATCGAACCGACGGACGAAGAACCGAAGACTGTTCACGGACTGATGGAAGACCTGGGAGGCCTTGCGTATGATCGTTAA